The genomic interval TAATTAAACACTTTTCTCGGGTACGCATTGCCCCCGGGAACAGCCTCTGGACGCACCGACTGTTCTGGTTCCAGACAGAGATATAACCTTGGCCTGGCGCCAGGCTGGTCTTCGGGGAATCTGGGCATAAACGCGTTTTTTGGCAAGGATACAGTAATACGCACCCACCGGCAGGATTCTGTTGCCACCGAGCCGCTCATCGATCCGGCTCCTCGCATTGCGACCACTGCGTTGCAGCGGCAAACGCAGGAAGCGTGTCATCGACGCCTCGACATTAAAGCCCAGCAGATGCAACCAGTCTTCCATTCGTCCCCGCATCAGGAAGCGGCCACCCCAGGGTCCATCGCTATGCCGGGAAATCAGGCGGCGAATACCCCAAAGACTCAATGGGTTAAATCCGATCAAGGCCAGGGAGCCTTCACCCCGCAACACTCTGGCCGCTTCCCGAATCACTTCGTGTGGATAGCGACTGAAATCAGCACTGTGGTGGAGAATAACCAGATCCATGGAATCGGCGCTGAAGGGCAGCTCATGGGCATCGCAAACCGCAACCTGATCGGGTATTTCAGGATACCAACGCGGCGTGGTCATGATGCGCTGAACAAAGTCTGTACCGGTGGCGAGCGGCAGTCGATGACTCACGCCTACCTGCAGTTGTCGTGCGCCAGTAAAACGACTGAGTTCCCGGTCCAGCATCTCTCGCTGGTCCGCCAACAGAGCCCGACCGAGCGGTGTCCCGAACCAGCGCTCGAAACTCTCGTGACGTGCAGGAAAATTAATCGCCCCCGACTCATTCACGCTGTGTTACTCCCGAAAACAGAACCCGCTGTTGGGGCCGTTGCTGTATTGCTCTATCATATCAGTCACACTCGTTTTGCACATGTGGGGCTTTATGTTGACCATCTCTGCCATCCCGGCCTTCAGCGACAACTATATCTGGTGTCTGTCGAACTCCGATAACCGCAAGGCCCTGATTGTAGATCCAGGCCAGGCAGAGCCGGTTCTGCAACACCTGGCCCACCAGGATCTGGTTCTCGACACCATACTGATCACCCATCAGCACCCCGATCACGTAGGTGGTGTCAGCGAATTGATGAAGGCCTTCCCGGACTGCGAGGTAATCGGTCCAGCCGAGTCGCCTTTTAAAGGTTGTACCAGCAAGGTTCAGCCGGCCGATGAGGTGCAGTGGGAAAGCATGACTTTTCAGGTGCTGGGCGTTCCTGGTCATACCCTTGACCACATCGCTTACTTCTCAGATTCCGAGGTAGATGGCCGCCCTGTTCTGTTTTGCGGCGACACCCTGTTCGTGTGCGGCTGCGGTCGTCTGTTCGAAGGCAAGCCAGAACAGATGCGCCACTCCCTGCAGACGTTGCGGGCACTGCCTGACCGGACTGCGGTCTATTGTGCCCACGAGTACACCCTGGCAAACCTCAAGTTCGCCCGCAGCTGGCTGCCCCAGGATGAGGGCCTGCAAGCCTTCGAGGAACGCTGCATTCAGCGCCGTGATCAAGGAAAACCCACGGTGCCCTCAGTGCTGGCCGAAGAAAGACAGCTGAACCCTTTCCTGCGTTGGGATGATCCGATGGTGGTAGATGCAGCCCGTAACTACTGCGCCCAGAACGGTTTACCGGCAGATTCGGACAACGCCATCTTTGCCGCCATTCGCCACGGCAAAGACAACTTTTGATCGGTTAACAAATCCTCTCACAGACGTAACGAGGGTGTTCTTGACCACGTGAAATGGGCTCCCATAGAATCGTCCCAACTTTGCGCCTGTAACTCTTTAAACCTACCGGATTTTCCAAATGGGTAATCCGGTTCAAACCGTGAGCCGGAAGTATTCTATGTCGGTCAAACGATTGTCTTTGCTCTTTTTCACCGGTGCTCTGGCCTCTGGCTGCAGCCTGTCTGACACGCCGGATAATAGCTGGGCCAGCCCCACTGCCTGGTTCAGCGACAGCGAAACCAATCCCCTTGAAACCGAACAGGTAACCGTGGCCACCGGCGACGAAGACCTGAAACAGTCGGTCGAATCCGGAAATGGTGAAAACGCTACAGCGGACGCTGCGCTCGACGACGCCATCGCGCCCGAGCTCAGACCTACAGCCCGCGAAGCCCGCGAGAAACTGGACGACCCCGAGCAGAAGATTGTTAAGGAAGCACCACAACCCAGCGACCTGTGGAACCGCCTTAGAGCTGGCTTCGCCCTGAATCACGATGTCGATAACAAGCGCGTCCAGGACCAGCTGAACTGGTATGCCAGCCACCCAGGCTACATCGACCGGGTAGTAGAACGCGGAAGCCGCTATCTGCATTACATCATCAATGAAACCGAGAAACGCGGGCTGCCAGCAGAATTTGCCCTGCTGCCGGTAGTGGAAAGCGCCTTCGATCCCTTTGCCTATTCCCACGGACGAGCAGCCGGTCTGTGGCAGTTTATCCCATCGACCGGCAAATACTTCGGCCTGACCCAGAGCTGGTGGCACGATGACCGTCGTGATGTGGTGGAAGCAACGGGCGCGGCCCTGACTTACCTGGATAAGCTCGCCAACCGCTTTGATGGCGATTACACCCTGGCCCTGGCCGCTTACAACAGTGGCGGTGGCACGGTTTCCAGCGCGATGCGAAAAAACCGGAAGAAAAACGAGCCCCAGGATTTCTGGTCCCTGGATCTGCCCCGGGAAACCCGGCATTACGTGCCCAAGCTGATCGCACTGGCCAAAATTTTCGACAAGCCTGAAGACTACGGCATTGAGCTTCCGGCCCTGGAAGACAAGCCCTACTTCGAAATTGTCGATACCGGCTCGCAGATGGATCTGGCCCAGGCCGCTGAGCTGGCCAAGGTTGACGTAGATGAGATTTACCTGCTCAACCCCACATACAACCGCTGGGCCACCAATCCGGATGGCCCCCATCGGCTGCTGGTACCGACTGAAAACGCCGATACGTTCCGGGCCGCCCTGTCAGAGATTCCGCGCAGTGAACGGGTGTCCTGGCGGAATTACAAGGTAGAATCTGGTGACAGCCTGAACACCATTGCCCGAAAGTTCTCGACGACTCCAGCCGTTATCCAACAGGTGAACAAGCTCAATTCCGATCTCATCCGGGTCGGACAGCGGTTGATGATACCGTCCGCCAGCAAGGGTTCAGACACTTATGCGCTCAGCGCTTCCCAGCGCCTGGAACGGAAACAGGATCGCAAACGCGACGGCAACAAGGTCCGCTACACCGTTCGCCGTGGTGACACTTTCTGGGATATTGCCCGGGAGCACCGGGTATCGGTACGCCAGGTGGCTGCCTGGAACGGCATGGCGCCCGGTGATCCGCTGATTCCCGGCAAAGAACTGGTGATCTGGTCCAAGACCTCTCAGCCCACTGTAGTTGCCACCAACAATGCCCGCGGCAAAGCCATGGTTCGTAAAGTCGGCTATCGGGTGCGCAAGGGCGATTCGCTGTCCACCATCGCCAACCGTTTCTCGGTGAATGTGCGGGACATCGCAAGCTGGAATGATCTGAACACGTCACGTTATCTGCAACCGGGACAAAGTCTGGTACTCTACGTCGATATTCGGAACAGTCCCTGATCAGCTTGATCGCAGGTTCAGGAACTTTCCCTAACTACAAGAATCATAACGGTTCGATCAGGAGCCATGGGTGCGCCGACCTGGCAGACGGTGCACCCGCCTAACCCTCCGGAACGTGCGAGACCTATGACCAGCAAACGGACAGCCTCATACCTTACGTCGCTCCTCTCCTCTTTCGCATTCATGGCATTCACCGCCCCGGCACTTGCCGCTGCTGACAACACCGGCTCAGTCGAAGCCCGTCATGGCATTGCCATGCACGGCACGCCCAAGTACCCGCAGGGGTTTGCCCACTTCGATTACGTGAATCCGGAAGCACCGAAAGGCGGCACACTGAAAATGGCGGTGGTGGCCAACGGTTTCGATTCCTTCAACCCGTTTGATATCCGGGGTGTTGCGGCGGCCGGGATCAGCACCTATCTGTACGACACCCTGATGGTGTCATCAGACGATGAGCCCTTCTCTGCCTATGGCCTGATTGCCAAGTCAATTGAGACACCGGAAGACCGCAGCTACGTTGTATTCAACCTCCGGGAGCAGGCTCGCTTCCACGACGGTGAGCCAATTACTGCCGAAGACGTGAAGTTTTCCTTCCAGATCCTAACCACGGAAGGCCATCCTTTTTTCCGCAATTACTACGCCGATGTGGCCAAGATAACGGTGGAAAATCCGAAACGTATACGCTTTGACTTTAAAGCAACCACTAATCGCGAATTACCGCTGATTCTGGGGCAGATGCCGATCCTGCCGGCCCACTACTGGGCGGAGCACGAGTTTGGTGACAATGGCCTGACACCGCCACTAGGTAGCGGCCCCTACCGGGTCGGCAAATTTGAGGCTGGTCGTTCGATCGCCTACGAACGCGTAAAAGACTACTGGGCCGAAGATCTGCCCGTACGCCGGGGTCGGTTCAATTTCGACCGCATCCGCTACGACTACTACACCGACGATACCGTGGCACTCGAAGCGTTCAAGGCTGGCAGCTTCGATTTTCGGGTTGAGACCTCGGCCAAGAACTGGGCCACAGCCTACTCCGGCGATAAATTTGAGAATGGCAAGATCATTGCCGAAGCAGTGGATCATCAGCGTCCGACCGGGATGCAGGGATTTGTCTTCAATACCCGCCGTGAGGTGTTC from Marinobacter sp. LA51 carries:
- a CDS encoding class I SAM-dependent methyltransferase; the encoded protein is MNESGAINFPARHESFERWFGTPLGRALLADQREMLDRELSRFTGARQLQVGVSHRLPLATGTDFVQRIMTTPRWYPEIPDQVAVCDAHELPFSADSMDLVILHHSADFSRYPHEVIREAARVLRGEGSLALIGFNPLSLWGIRRLISRHSDGPWGGRFLMRGRMEDWLHLLGFNVEASMTRFLRLPLQRSGRNARSRIDERLGGNRILPVGAYYCILAKKRVYAQIPRRPAWRQAKVISLSGTRTVGASRGCSRGQCVPEKSV
- the gloB gene encoding hydroxyacylglutathione hydrolase; the encoded protein is MLTISAIPAFSDNYIWCLSNSDNRKALIVDPGQAEPVLQHLAHQDLVLDTILITHQHPDHVGGVSELMKAFPDCEVIGPAESPFKGCTSKVQPADEVQWESMTFQVLGVPGHTLDHIAYFSDSEVDGRPVLFCGDTLFVCGCGRLFEGKPEQMRHSLQTLRALPDRTAVYCAHEYTLANLKFARSWLPQDEGLQAFEERCIQRRDQGKPTVPSVLAEERQLNPFLRWDDPMVVDAARNYCAQNGLPADSDNAIFAAIRHGKDNF
- a CDS encoding LysM peptidoglycan-binding domain-containing protein, which encodes MSVKRLSLLFFTGALASGCSLSDTPDNSWASPTAWFSDSETNPLETEQVTVATGDEDLKQSVESGNGENATADAALDDAIAPELRPTAREAREKLDDPEQKIVKEAPQPSDLWNRLRAGFALNHDVDNKRVQDQLNWYASHPGYIDRVVERGSRYLHYIINETEKRGLPAEFALLPVVESAFDPFAYSHGRAAGLWQFIPSTGKYFGLTQSWWHDDRRDVVEATGAALTYLDKLANRFDGDYTLALAAYNSGGGTVSSAMRKNRKKNEPQDFWSLDLPRETRHYVPKLIALAKIFDKPEDYGIELPALEDKPYFEIVDTGSQMDLAQAAELAKVDVDEIYLLNPTYNRWATNPDGPHRLLVPTENADTFRAALSEIPRSERVSWRNYKVESGDSLNTIARKFSTTPAVIQQVNKLNSDLIRVGQRLMIPSASKGSDTYALSASQRLERKQDRKRDGNKVRYTVRRGDTFWDIAREHRVSVRQVAAWNGMAPGDPLIPGKELVIWSKTSQPTVVATNNARGKAMVRKVGYRVRKGDSLSTIANRFSVNVRDIASWNDLNTSRYLQPGQSLVLYVDIRNSP
- a CDS encoding extracellular solute-binding protein; the protein is MTSKRTASYLTSLLSSFAFMAFTAPALAAADNTGSVEARHGIAMHGTPKYPQGFAHFDYVNPEAPKGGTLKMAVVANGFDSFNPFDIRGVAAAGISTYLYDTLMVSSDDEPFSAYGLIAKSIETPEDRSYVVFNLREQARFHDGEPITAEDVKFSFQILTTEGHPFFRNYYADVAKITVENPKRIRFDFKATTNRELPLILGQMPILPAHYWAEHEFGDNGLTPPLGSGPYRVGKFEAGRSIAYERVKDYWAEDLPVRRGRFNFDRIRYDYYTDDTVALEAFKAGSFDFRVETSAKNWATAYSGDKFENGKIIAEAVDHQRPTGMQGFVFNTRREVFSDPRVREALAYGFDFEWANKNLFYGQYTRTDSYFENSELASSGLPQGRELELLELFRDELPTDVFSEVYQPPATNGQKGVRANLRAALELLRDAGYDIEDGTLVHQETGEPLAFEILLFQKSFERVVLPFKNNLAKLGIEVTVRLVDSNQYVQRVREFDFDMITQVLPQSDSPGNEQREYWHSDNVEAIGSRNYMGVGHPVIDQLVSQVIQAPDRNELVHRTRALDRVLLHGHYVIPHWHLAKDRVAYWSHLQRPAETPKNGVDLDNWWVKP